From Cumulibacter manganitolerans, one genomic window encodes:
- a CDS encoding NHLP leader peptide family RiPP precursor gives MKHEESGGQAEINSRVLRDDGFRAELLSNPVETLKREYGIGVPDGVRVEVHEETDDVIHLVVPGRIPSRRIPDEVLDDIVTSMMRADRTGCCTCGASTSQTFSSIQNGCGC, from the coding sequence ATGAAGCACGAGGAAAGCGGCGGCCAGGCGGAGATCAACTCCCGGGTGCTACGGGACGACGGGTTCCGCGCGGAGCTGTTGTCGAACCCGGTTGAGACCCTGAAACGGGAGTACGGCATCGGCGTGCCGGATGGGGTTCGCGTCGAGGTGCACGAGGAGACGGACGACGTCATCCACCTCGTGGTGCCGGGACGGATTCCCTCTCGCCGCATCCCGGACGAGGTCCTCGATGACATCGTGACGTCGATGATGCGTGCGGACCGGACCGGATGCTGCACCTGTGGCGCATCGACGTCGCAGACGTTCAGCTCGATCCAGAACGGCTGCGGCTGCTGA
- a CDS encoding DUF881 domain-containing protein — MPAPARQSATRDRVSGPRSRVSLLRAALLRRARRLLGRSGTPGWTVAVPVIALVAGLMFAVSSRTANGSDLRSASAEVKQVIHDRARENQQLEQQRGVLAAQVKTLSDNLAEHDASTDALAAQTAQAEAAAGLTEVHGPAVRVTLTDAPLGPDGELPPGARPDDVVIHQSDVQGVVNAMWAAGAEAVMIQDKRLIMTSAVRCVGNTLLLGGRVYSPPFVIVGLGDQDAIEQALKKAPGVQLFLDAVQAFGLGYDVERRADVTFPAYTGGLGVSHAKATG; from the coding sequence ATGCCCGCACCAGCCCGCCAGTCCGCGACGCGCGATCGCGTCTCCGGGCCCCGGTCACGCGTGTCCCTGCTGCGGGCGGCCCTGCTGCGGCGCGCGCGGCGGCTCCTCGGTCGCAGCGGGACGCCGGGGTGGACGGTCGCCGTCCCGGTGATCGCCCTCGTGGCGGGACTGATGTTCGCGGTCAGCTCGCGAACCGCCAACGGTAGCGACCTGCGCAGCGCGAGCGCCGAGGTCAAGCAGGTGATCCACGACCGGGCTCGCGAGAACCAGCAGCTCGAGCAGCAGCGCGGTGTGCTCGCGGCGCAGGTCAAGACGCTCAGCGACAACCTCGCGGAGCACGACGCGAGCACCGACGCCCTCGCTGCGCAGACCGCTCAGGCGGAGGCCGCCGCCGGGCTCACCGAGGTGCACGGTCCCGCCGTCCGCGTGACGCTCACCGACGCGCCGCTGGGGCCGGACGGCGAGCTGCCCCCGGGGGCGCGCCCGGACGACGTGGTCATCCACCAGAGCGACGTCCAAGGCGTCGTGAACGCGATGTGGGCGGCCGGTGCCGAGGCGGTCATGATCCAGGACAAGCGCCTGATCATGACCAGCGCCGTCCGCTGCGTCGGCAACACGCTGCTGCTCGGCGGCCGCGTCTACTCGCCGCCGTTCGTGATCGTCGGGCTGGGTGATCAGGACGCGATCGAGCAGGCGCTGAAGAAGGCGCCCGGCGTCCAGCTGTTCCTCGACGCCGTGCAGGCCTTCGGTCTGGGGTACGACGTCGAGCGGCGGGCGGACGTCACGTTCCCGGCGTACACCGGCGGCCTCGGTGTGTCGCACGCGAAGGCGACCGGTTGA
- a CDS encoding cell division protein CrgA has protein sequence MPKSKVRKKSVYTPPADSPIVSSRTAVREPSPAWWAPVMVLMMLAGLIYMLVFYIRGDRIPFMVTLGAWNYAVGFAAIVVGLLMAMRWN, from the coding sequence GTGCCCAAGTCAAAGGTCCGCAAGAAGTCGGTCTACACGCCGCCCGCGGACAGCCCGATCGTGAGCAGCCGCACCGCCGTTCGAGAGCCCAGCCCCGCGTGGTGGGCGCCGGTGATGGTGCTGATGATGCTTGCCGGCCTGATCTACATGCTGGTGTTCTACATCCGCGGCGACCGCATCCCGTTCATGGTGACCCTCGGGGCGTGGAACTACGCCGTCGGTTTCGCGGCCATCGTCGTCGGCCTGCTCATGGCGATGCGCTGGAACTAG
- a CDS encoding enoyl-CoA hydratase codes for MTEAVTRELKDGVLTLTLNKPDKLNALDAPMAKALYEEIKAADNDAGVRVIVLTGAGRGFCAGADLVRDRKDEGGTELGDTDSLLSWANQTVTTISTLSKPVIAAVNGVAAGVGVSYALCADIVVAKESASFLLAFSRIGLMPDGGATLWVSAAVGRARALEMALMADKIPAADAKEWGLITRVAADAEFDAEVAKLASQLAAGPTRAYAKTKAAINAASVGLLAESLQREVTGQSELLKSKDNAEGVRAFQEKRPARFTGE; via the coding sequence ATGACCGAAGCAGTGACCCGTGAGCTCAAGGACGGCGTCCTGACCCTCACCCTGAACAAGCCCGACAAGCTCAACGCCCTCGATGCCCCGATGGCCAAGGCGCTGTACGAGGAGATCAAGGCCGCCGACAACGACGCCGGCGTCCGCGTCATCGTGCTGACCGGTGCCGGCCGCGGCTTCTGCGCCGGCGCCGACCTGGTGCGCGATCGCAAGGACGAGGGCGGTACCGAGCTGGGCGACACCGACAGCCTGCTCAGCTGGGCGAACCAGACCGTCACGACGATCTCGACCCTCAGCAAGCCGGTCATCGCGGCGGTCAACGGCGTAGCCGCCGGCGTGGGCGTGTCCTACGCGCTGTGCGCGGACATCGTCGTCGCCAAGGAGTCCGCGTCGTTCCTGCTGGCCTTCAGCCGGATCGGCCTGATGCCCGACGGCGGCGCGACCCTCTGGGTCTCCGCCGCGGTGGGCCGCGCTCGCGCGCTCGAGATGGCGCTGATGGCCGACAAGATCCCGGCCGCCGACGCCAAGGAGTGGGGCCTGATCACCCGCGTCGCCGCCGACGCCGAGTTCGACGCCGAGGTCGCGAAGCTCGCCTCGCAGCTGGCTGCCGGACCGACCCGCGCCTACGCGAAGACCAAGGCGGCGATCAACGCCGCGTCGGTCGGCCTGCTCGCCGAGTCCCTCCAGCGCGAGGTCACCGGCCAGAGCGAGCTGCTCAAGAGCAAGGACAACGCCGAGGGCGTGCGCGCCTTCCAGGAGAAGCGGCCGGCCCGCTTCACCGGGGAGTAG
- a CDS encoding 3-hydroxyacyl-CoA dehydrogenase, with the protein MDISGKVAVVTGGASGLGLATTEKLVELGAKVVIIDVQDDKGAEAVSRLGDAVRFVKTDVTSEDDVKKALDVADELGELRVAINCAGIGGSKRTVGKEGAYPLAHFKKVVEVNLIGTFNVIRLAAERMLKHDAVDGERGVVINTASVAAFEGQIGQAAYSASKGGIVGMTLPIARDLSSMMIRVCTIAPGLFMTPLLMGAPAELLDSLGKQVPHPRRLGDPSEYAKLAASIIDNPMLNGETIRLDGAIRMAPK; encoded by the coding sequence ATGGACATCAGCGGCAAGGTAGCCGTCGTCACCGGTGGCGCATCGGGCCTCGGACTCGCCACCACCGAGAAGCTCGTCGAGCTCGGCGCGAAGGTCGTCATCATCGACGTCCAGGACGACAAGGGCGCCGAGGCGGTCTCGCGGCTCGGCGACGCCGTCCGGTTCGTCAAGACCGACGTCACCAGCGAGGACGACGTCAAGAAGGCGCTCGACGTCGCCGACGAGCTCGGTGAGCTGCGCGTGGCGATCAACTGCGCCGGCATCGGTGGCTCGAAGCGCACCGTCGGCAAGGAGGGCGCCTACCCGCTCGCGCACTTCAAGAAGGTCGTCGAGGTCAACCTGATCGGCACGTTCAACGTGATCCGGCTGGCCGCCGAGCGGATGCTCAAGCACGACGCGGTCGACGGCGAGCGCGGCGTGGTCATCAACACCGCCTCCGTCGCGGCCTTCGAGGGCCAGATCGGCCAGGCGGCGTACTCGGCGTCCAAGGGCGGCATCGTCGGCATGACGCTGCCGATCGCGCGCGACCTGAGCTCGATGATGATCCGCGTGTGCACCATCGCGCCGGGCCTGTTCATGACGCCGCTGCTGATGGGTGCGCCGGCCGAGCTGCTCGACTCGCTGGGCAAGCAGGTTCCGCACCCGCGTCGCCTCGGCGACCCGAGCGAGTACGCCAAGCTGGCCGCGTCGATCATCGACAACCCGATGCTCAACGGCGAGACGATCCGCCTCGACGGCGCGATCCGGATGGCCCCCAAGTAA
- a CDS encoding thiolase family protein, translated as MRDAVICEAVRTPVGKRGGALSGVHAADLSAVVLKALAERSGLDPAQIDDVIWGCVSQVGEQTADIGRNAVLTAGWPESIPGVTIDRQCGSSQQALAFAAAGVIAGHYDVAVAGGVEMMSRVPMGSTAVKEFGTPYSQDYLDRYNGVRPNQGIGAEMIADQWGLSRTQLDEFSLRSHEKAAKAQDEGLFDSQIIPIQTESGVVTKDEGIRRGSTVEKLAQLPTPFKEDGVISAGNASQISDGSAAMLVTTSEKAKELGLKPLVRVHTTVLAGTDPIIMLTAPIPATEKALKRSGLSIGDIGAFEVNEAFASVPMAWLKDTGADESRLNPNGGAIALGHPLGGSGARLMSTLIHHMVEKKVQYGLQTMCEGGGQANATILELL; from the coding sequence ATGCGCGATGCCGTCATCTGTGAAGCTGTACGCACCCCGGTCGGAAAGCGCGGTGGCGCGCTGTCCGGCGTCCACGCGGCCGACCTCTCCGCCGTCGTCCTCAAGGCGCTTGCCGAGCGTTCCGGTCTCGACCCGGCCCAGATCGACGACGTCATCTGGGGCTGCGTCTCCCAGGTCGGCGAGCAGACCGCCGACATCGGCCGCAACGCCGTGCTCACCGCCGGCTGGCCCGAGTCGATCCCCGGCGTGACCATCGACCGCCAGTGCGGCTCGTCGCAGCAGGCGCTCGCGTTCGCGGCCGCCGGCGTGATCGCCGGTCACTACGACGTCGCGGTCGCCGGTGGCGTCGAGATGATGTCGCGCGTCCCGATGGGCTCGACCGCCGTCAAGGAGTTCGGCACGCCGTACTCGCAGGACTACCTCGACCGCTACAACGGCGTCCGGCCCAACCAGGGCATCGGTGCCGAGATGATCGCCGATCAGTGGGGCCTGTCGCGCACCCAGCTGGACGAGTTCTCGCTGCGCTCGCACGAGAAGGCCGCCAAGGCGCAGGACGAGGGCCTGTTCGACTCGCAGATCATCCCGATCCAGACCGAGTCCGGCGTCGTGACCAAGGACGAGGGCATCCGCCGCGGCTCGACCGTCGAGAAGCTCGCGCAGCTGCCCACCCCGTTCAAGGAGGACGGCGTGATCAGCGCGGGCAACGCCTCGCAGATCTCCGACGGCTCGGCCGCCATGCTGGTCACCACCAGCGAGAAGGCCAAGGAGCTCGGGCTCAAGCCGCTGGTCCGCGTGCACACCACCGTGCTGGCGGGCACCGACCCCATCATCATGCTGACCGCGCCGATCCCCGCCACCGAGAAGGCGCTGAAGCGCTCGGGCCTGTCCATCGGTGACATCGGCGCGTTCGAGGTCAACGAGGCGTTCGCCTCCGTCCCGATGGCGTGGCTGAAGGACACCGGTGCCGACGAGTCGCGGCTGAACCCCAACGGCGGCGCGATCGCGCTGGGCCACCCGCTCGGCGGGTCCGGCGCGCGCCTGATGAGCACGCTGATCCACCACATGGTGGAGAAGAAGGTCCAGTACGGCCTGCAGACGATGTGCGAGGGCGGCGGCCAGGCCAACGCCACCATCCTCGAGCTGCTCTAG